TGAACAACAAAATTTAGCAGTATCAATCTTCAGTTTCATGTTTATCCTTATATTTTCTGCACTCGCTATCTCAGCAGAACCTCAAATCGAGATCGACTTTGAGACGCAAGTCTTACCTATCCTCCAAAACCGTTGTTTCAGTTGCCATAGCGCACCAAAGACAGATCCCAGTGGTGCCATCACGAAATCGAAAGGCGGTGTTCAACTGGACAACGTGAAGGGCATTGAGGAGAGCCTGTATGGAGAAGTAATTATCGCTGGTGAACCCGAAGACTCGCTGCTCTACCAGCGTATCACCTTACCCGAAGGGGATACCGGTATCATGCCTCCACAAGAAGAAAGCGCGCCCTTGACAAAGCAGGAAACTGATCTTATCCGAAAGTGGATTGAGCAGGGGGCAACCTATGGAGAATGGAAGGGACATCAATCGGAACCTAAGTTGTCAATGACTAACACCAATCCACACCAACCTACCGTCATGCCACCGATTACTTCTCTCGCGTTTTCACCGGATGGAAAATCTGTCGTTGCATGTTCCCAAGCGGGATTACACGTTTACGATTTTCCTACACTCAGTCTACAGCGGACAATTGAGGTATCAGCCCATAATATACACGATCTCGCGTTTTCACCTGATGGGGATCAATTGGCAGTTGGCGGTGGAAATCCTGCAACTGATGGGATTATAGAGATTTTTTTGTGGCCAGAGGGAAAGTCGTTTCGCGTTCTTAAGGAGCATCGGGATTCAGTCACGGCTATCGCTTGGCGGGATGCGTCGTCGCTCGCATCGGCAAGCTTGGACCGACGTATTCTCCTTTGGGACTTGTATACTGGCACTGCCATCCAGCAGATGGAAGGTCATTCAAAAGGGGTGTCATCCCTCTGTTTCCTGAGTGATAAGGATATACTCGTAAGCACGGGGATAGATCAGAGTGTCCGCGTTTGGGATTTGACATCTGGTGAGTTGATTCGCAGCATGAATAATCATACGCTGCCGGTTCATGACCTTGCCTTGCGTCCAAGTGATGCTGGACTACCTGTAATTGTTTCAGCAGGCGATGACTGTACCGTTCGATTTTGGCAGCCGACTATTGGTCGAATGGTAAAATTCGCACGACTGGAGGAAGCACCGCTTGACACGGCATGGTTGAACGACGGCTCAAAGGTTGTTGCCGTGTGTACCGATGGAACTGTTCGTTTCGTTGATCCAGATTCAGTGGAAGTTACGGGTGAGATTCACGCGCTAAACGGTTGGGCGTACTCGCTGGCAGTTCATCCAACGGATGGTAGTGTTGTTGTTGGCGGGCAAAACGCACAGATCCGACGCATTATACCCAAGTGACCGAAACCGCATTGTTTTACGTCATTTCAATGATAGTGCTTAATCCTTTTTCTCTGACACGTTCTGTTGCGCACGCAAGGCTTCGAGTTCGGAGCGAAAGGTTGGCATGTCATTGATTCTCACTGCCTCAATAGCGTTGATGACGGAGTCGTAGGCGATTGCCCCCGCCCCTCCAACAAACAGTGCAACATCTTCTTGAATTCCGCGTCGAATTTTCCGTAATTCATTTGCCATAAGCGGATCGTCTGTCGGGTAAACGATGCTCAATCCAATCGCCTTTGCTCCATTTTGCACTGCACACCCTACAATCTCTTCAGCTGGTAGGTTGGGACCGAGGTAGGTGACTCGCCACCCGTGAGACGCTGCAGTTGTTCCGGCAATTAATGCGCCGATTTCGTGGAGTTGACCCCGCGGTGTCGCGACCACTAAATTTGGCATTGCGGCGGGTACATCAGATCCCTGGCAGATACTGCCCAACAGTGTCCGGACAACCGCGGCGGCAAGGTGTTCGTGTGCGATCCGTAAAGTTCCTGCTTTCCACTGTTCACCAATTTCCTGCATCAGTGGTGTGATCAACTTTTCAAGGAAAACAGGTTGGCTAAATGCGACTGATGCAGCGAAGAGTGTTGATTCGAGTGCTTGCATCTCAAATCTTTTAACCGCTGCAATGCACGAAGCAATGTAAAAATGAAGGGATGTTTCCTGTGAGACATCCTCTTTTGCGATTGCAGCGGACTGTGCAACCGTCCCACCCGTTCCAATGAGTTCCAGAAGTTCTTCGGTGGATAGGTTTGCTATTCGTCCAATACTATGTCCTGCCTGAGTCGCGAGACGAAGCAACGTGAGTCGCGATATATCCGCGTCAGAATAGAGACGACGATTCGTTTCGGTTCGCAGCGGTGTGACGACGTTGTATCGCTTTTCCCATGCCCGAATGATAAGTTGTGTTAATCCTGTCTGAATGGCAACGGTTTTAATACCGTGTTTGTGTTGATCCGTCATCAGCCGTTTCCTTTTTTATTTTTCTTTTTGTTATCTTACGATTTAGTATAACATTAGTATATGTTATTTGTCAATAATTTTGTCTAAATTTTAAAATTAAGACGGAGGAAAAATCTTAATTTCCTTTCGATCTGGTTATCTGTGGCGGTATTCGTTGTGTGATCTTGTCCTATTTCACTCCATAATTTCTATACAAAATTCGATTTATCATAAAATTGTATAAATTTTTTATTGACAAATTATAGACAATATGTAATAATAATGTACATAGAGATTTACACCCTAATTTAACTTGAGAAATCATACCGATACGAAGGAAATAAATATCAATGATACAAGAGCATGTCATACTCGTCGATCATACGGGTAGAGAAATCGGCACGCAAGAAAAACTGCAAGCACATCGTGAGGGTAAATTACACAGTGCATTTTCGATTTTTGTCTTTAACGCCGTGGGTGAATTATTGCTTCAGAGACGGGCATGGACGAAATACCATTCCGGTGGATTGTGGACGAATACGTGCTGTAGTCATCCACGTCCCGGCGAAAGTTATTATCGCGCAGCGCGACGACGGCTCAATGAGGAAATGGGTTTCGATTGTGAATTGACTGGGCTTTTTAGTTTTATTTATCACGTGCAACTCGATAATAGCCTATTTGAACACGAACTGGACCACGTCTTTGTTGGGCACTATAATGGTCAACCTATTCCGAATCCGAACGAAGTTGATGATTGGAAATGGATGGACATAAACGCGTTGAGGCAGGATGTTCAGGAAAACCCTAAAGATTACACTTACTGGTTCAAACTGACGCTGGATCGCGTTGTTACACAAACCCGAACAATCAATTTTTGCCGTGAAACTTAATAGATTTATTTATCTAAACTTGATGTTGGTATTGATTTTTTTGTTGTGTTCCATTGGTATCGCTGTGGATGAATCGGTGGAAGCGTTGCTGAAGCGTGCGCGCGAAAAATTTCATGCCTCCGTGGAAGATAAAAACCAAATTGAACCGGCGATCAAACTCTTTGAACGGATCGCGCGAGAAGAACCGAGGTACGCCGGACGTGCAGAGGTCTACATGGGTGCTCTTGTTGCTCTCAAAGGGAAGCACGCGTTTTTTCCTCACACCAAACTCAAGTGGACAAAGCGCGGTTTAGCAATTATAGATAGTGGATTAAAGAAAACTCCAGAAGACATTGAGGCACTGTTCATTCACGGAGCGGTCTGTTACCATCTTCCGTTCTTCTTCCAACGTGGTGACGATGCGCAACGAGATTTCAAGGAAATTATCAAACAAATGCCTTCACAAATGCATACATATCACTCCGAATTAGTTGAAAATATCATTACATTCTTGCTTGAGAAGGCGAAACTGACAGATGATGAGAAAGTATATCTACGGACACTCAAAGACAAATTGGCATCTGAACGTTCAGACGCGCAGCAATGAAATTTGAATATCTTCTGTTTAATCTTGTTATTATTGTCGGACCTGTTGTATCCCGATTCAGTCGTCAGATTAGACAAATTTCGCACTGGCGATTGAAACTACTCGTGAGTGGAATTGTCATGATTCCCTATATTATATGGGATGCCATTGTCACTGGTTCGCATTGGTGGTTCAACGAGGCGTATACACTCGATTTTCGATTGTTAGGTCTGCCAATTGGGGAGTGGCTCTTTTTTGTGACTGTTCCATTTGGGTGTTTGTTGGTATGGGAGACGCTACCGCATACCGATAGTTGGTTAGTCGAGTTGAAATCCCTTCGGTACATCAGAGTAGTTTTATATGCTGGACTACCGATCGGTGTATGGATTTTCAGTACGGGTAGGCAGTACACAGGATTGGTTCTATTGTGCTTGGGACTCGTTGGGCTGGTGGATATGTTATTGAACGTTAATCTGCTTCTACAACCGAAGACCTATCTCTATCTCGGAATTGTCTCCGTTTTGATTTTGGTGTTCAACGGTTACCTCACGGCGCGACCGGTTGTTCTGTATGGTGAGGCGTATCAGAGTGGCTACCGAATTCTGACAATCCCTATTGAAGATTTCGGGTATGGCTTCACGTTAATACTGTTTAACACAATGCTTTATGAAAAATTGAAGGCAGCTTGGTATGAAAAATAAACGAGTGGCAGTCATCGGTGGTGGGCTTGGAGCATTAAGCGGTGCGATTCGTCTCGCGCGGTTAGGATTCTCTGTCCAATTATTTGAGAAAAATCCGCAAATTGGAGGGAAGGTCAACGAAGTAATTTTGGAAGGCTACCGGTTTGATACAGGGGCATCTCTACTAACGATGCCTTTTGTGATTGATGAACTGTTCGATTTTGCTGGTTTTAAGCGGTCGGATTATCTCGATTTTATGTCAATTGACCCGATATGCCGATACTTTTTTTCAGATGGTTCAGTGATGGATGCAAGTGCCGACAAGGCAAAGATGAAAGCTGCGATTGAGGAACTATCGTCTGATGACGTGGAAGCATACACACAGTTCTTGAAGTATGCGGAACGTATTCACGACCTAACAGCCGAAATCTTTATGTCTACACCGATCCATGAATTCGGGAAACTCATGCGCCTTCGGTATTTTCGGACACTGTTTAGGCTTCATCAAATTGATCCGTTTCGGACCGTGCATCAAAGTGTGTCCCGTTTTTTCTCGGATCCGCGCCTCGTTCAACTGTTTGACCGCTACGCGACCTACAACGGTTCAGATCCGTTTCAGGCACCCGCAACCCTTAACATAATTCCGTATATTGAGTATGGGTTGGGAGGGTATTACATCAAAGGTGGCATCTATCGTTTGATTGACGCATTGGAAGCAGTGGCGTGTAAGTTGGGTGTTCAGATTCGGACATCGACAAGGGTTGAGAAAATCTGCCACGATGGTAAGCGGGTCAGTGGCGTACAAGTTAATGGTGAAAAACTTGAAACGGATTATGTATTGTGTGGTGCAGATGCAGTCGTAGCATACGATGAATTGATTGATGGGTACCAACATCGATCCGAGAAACTAAATCGGTTGGAACCGTCGTTGTCGGGAATGGTATTTCTTTGGGGGATTAAGGGGAAGTATTCAGCATTGGGACATCATAACATTATCTTCTCCGGTGACTACGGTGCCGAATTTAAGCAGATTTTTAAACATCGGCAAGTACCAGATGATCCGACTATCTATATCGCTATAACCAGTAAAACAGATAGCGAACACGCACCGACTGATGGCGAGAATTGGTTCGTGTTGTTGAACATGCCGTATTTGACACCCGGACAGATGTGGGAAAAAGAGAAGGTTCGGATGCGAACGGTTGTTTTGGATAGATTAAAGCAGCTCGGTTTCGACATCGCAGATCAGATTGAGGTGGAGCAGATTTACACGCCGGAGGATTTCTCTGAACTTTATGCCAGCAATCAAGGGAGTATCTACGGCGTATCGTCGAATAGTAGAACCACTGCGTTCAAACGTCTACCAAATCGAAGTCGTGTCCTGAAAGGGCTTTACTTCGCAGGGGGTTCGGTGCACCCAGGCGGCGGGATTCCATTGGTGATATTGTCTGGAAAAATGGCGGCGACGTTGATTGCGGAAGATTGTGCCTCGAAAATTTATAAGCAAGGGTAAGAGATATGAAACGGAAAATTGTCATCATCGGTTCAGGTTTTGGAGGACTCGCAGCAGCGATTCGACTGCAAGCGAAAGGCATGCAAGTTACACTTCTGGAGAAAAATGCGAAAGTTGGGGGGCATGCCTATCAACTCGTTAAGGACGGCTACACTTTCGATATGGGCCCCTCAATTATCACCGCGCCAGACTTGATTCAGCGTGTATTTGAATGTGCTGGTATGCGGATGGAAGATTACCTTGATTTGGTAAAACTCGACCCGTTTTATCGTATCTACTTCCATGACGGTTCGTCGCTTGATTATACAGACAATGACGAACAGATGAAACAACAGATGGCGCGATTCAACATGAGGGACGCTGATAACTACGATCGCTTCATGGCACATACGCGTCGACTTTACGATGCTGTCATCACGGACGGATTAGGTGCGACCGCCTTTGATTTACCGACGATGCTTGGCTTTCTGCCGCGTGCTTTACGGCTTCAGGCATTGATGCCTGCTTACGACTTCGTTAAGAAGTATTTCGACGACCCGCGCCACCGTTTCACTTTTTCATTTCATCCACTGTTTATCGGCGGCAATCCGTTTCGGGCACCAGCGGTTTACCTCATGATTCCGTATCTTGAAAAAGTTGGGGGTGTCTGGTTCTGCAAAGGTGGCATGTATCGCCTCGTCCGTGCGTTAGAAGATGTGTTCAAACAACTCGGTGGGGTCGTTGAAACCGATACAGAAGTTGAACGGATCGTTGTTGAAAAGCGGCGTGCAAAAGGTGTTATTGCGAGAGTTAACCAAGAACGCAGAACCAAGAACGCGATTTCAGATATTCCTGATAAGGCACGCGTTCTTGGTTCTTCCGACATAAATAGTAAAGGAAACCCGCGTTCTTGGTTAAAATTTTACGAAGCAGATGGCGTTATTTCCAACGCTGATCTGGCACACACCTACGGCGAACTTATTAATCCCGAACATCGTAGGAAATGGTCCGACAAGAAGCTCAGAAAAACCCAATATTCAATGAGTGCCTTTCTGCTCTATCTCGGCGTTCGGAAAAAATATCCGAAACTCAAGCATCATACGCTCATTCTTTGTGAGAGATATAAAGGGTTAATAGATGATATTTTTGACAATAAGGCACTTCCAGACGATTTTTCAATGTATCTCCATATTCCGTCACAAACCGATCCATCAATGGCACCGGAAGGTTGTGAGAGTATGTACGTCCTGATTCCGGTGCCAAATTTGGAAAGCGGAGTCAACTGGAAGAAGACGAAGGCGGTGTATACAGATAGAGTGCTGACGTTTTTGGAAAACGACTTTGGACTGACAGACTTAAAACGTTCAATTGAAGTGCTTGAAACATTTACACCTTCAGATTTCAGACGTGAACGAAACAACCATCTCGGTAGTGCATGGGGTGTTGAGCCGAAACTGACACAGACAGCGTATTTTCGACCCCATAACCGAAGTGAAGATATACAAAAACTATACTTTGTCGGCGCAAGCACGCATCCGGGGGCAGGCGTGCCGGGGGTTCTGCTGACAGCAGAAACGACGGTAAAGCTTGTCACCCAGGATTTGAATGCGGAGGATTTATCATGAAGAAATTATGGAAAGCAGAAGAGAATCGAGATGCCTT
Above is a genomic segment from Candidatus Poribacteria bacterium containing:
- a CDS encoding MerR family transcriptional regulator, whose product is MTDQHKHGIKTVAIQTGLTQLIIRAWEKRYNVVTPLRTETNRRLYSDADISRLTLLRLATQAGHSIGRIANLSTEELLELIGTGGTVAQSAAIAKEDVSQETSLHFYIASCIAAVKRFEMQALESTLFAASVAFSQPVFLEKLITPLMQEIGEQWKAGTLRIAHEHLAAAVVRTLLGSICQGSDVPAAMPNLVVATPRGQLHEIGALIAGTTAASHGWRVTYLGPNLPAEEIVGCAVQNGAKAIGLSIVYPTDDPLMANELRKIRRGIQEDVALFVGGAGAIAYDSVINAIEAVRINDMPTFRSELEALRAQQNVSEKKD
- the idi gene encoding isopentenyl-diphosphate Delta-isomerase, with the translated sequence MQEHVILVDHTGREIGTQEKLQAHREGKLHSAFSIFVFNAVGELLLQRRAWTKYHSGGLWTNTCCSHPRPGESYYRAARRRLNEEMGFDCELTGLFSFIYHVQLDNSLFEHELDHVFVGHYNGQPIPNPNEVDDWKWMDINALRQDVQENPKDYTYWFKLTLDRVVTQTRTINFCRET
- a CDS encoding lycopene cyclase domain-containing protein, with the translated sequence MKFEYLLFNLVIIVGPVVSRFSRQIRQISHWRLKLLVSGIVMIPYIIWDAIVTGSHWWFNEAYTLDFRLLGLPIGEWLFFVTVPFGCLLVWETLPHTDSWLVELKSLRYIRVVLYAGLPIGVWIFSTGRQYTGLVLLCLGLVGLVDMLLNVNLLLQPKTYLYLGIVSVLILVFNGYLTARPVVLYGEAYQSGYRILTIPIEDFGYGFTLILFNTMLYEKLKAAWYEK
- the crtI gene encoding phytoene desaturase family protein → MKNKRVAVIGGGLGALSGAIRLARLGFSVQLFEKNPQIGGKVNEVILEGYRFDTGASLLTMPFVIDELFDFAGFKRSDYLDFMSIDPICRYFFSDGSVMDASADKAKMKAAIEELSSDDVEAYTQFLKYAERIHDLTAEIFMSTPIHEFGKLMRLRYFRTLFRLHQIDPFRTVHQSVSRFFSDPRLVQLFDRYATYNGSDPFQAPATLNIIPYIEYGLGGYYIKGGIYRLIDALEAVACKLGVQIRTSTRVEKICHDGKRVSGVQVNGEKLETDYVLCGADAVVAYDELIDGYQHRSEKLNRLEPSLSGMVFLWGIKGKYSALGHHNIIFSGDYGAEFKQIFKHRQVPDDPTIYIAITSKTDSEHAPTDGENWFVLLNMPYLTPGQMWEKEKVRMRTVVLDRLKQLGFDIADQIEVEQIYTPEDFSELYASNQGSIYGVSSNSRTTAFKRLPNRSRVLKGLYFAGGSVHPGGGIPLVILSGKMAATLIAEDCASKIYKQG
- the crtI gene encoding phytoene desaturase family protein, producing MKRKIVIIGSGFGGLAAAIRLQAKGMQVTLLEKNAKVGGHAYQLVKDGYTFDMGPSIITAPDLIQRVFECAGMRMEDYLDLVKLDPFYRIYFHDGSSLDYTDNDEQMKQQMARFNMRDADNYDRFMAHTRRLYDAVITDGLGATAFDLPTMLGFLPRALRLQALMPAYDFVKKYFDDPRHRFTFSFHPLFIGGNPFRAPAVYLMIPYLEKVGGVWFCKGGMYRLVRALEDVFKQLGGVVETDTEVERIVVEKRRAKGVIARVNQERRTKNAISDIPDKARVLGSSDINSKGNPRSWLKFYEADGVISNADLAHTYGELINPEHRRKWSDKKLRKTQYSMSAFLLYLGVRKKYPKLKHHTLILCERYKGLIDDIFDNKALPDDFSMYLHIPSQTDPSMAPEGCESMYVLIPVPNLESGVNWKKTKAVYTDRVLTFLENDFGLTDLKRSIEVLETFTPSDFRRERNNHLGSAWGVEPKLTQTAYFRPHNRSEDIQKLYFVGASTHPGAGVPGVLLTAETTVKLVTQDLNAEDLS